From the Exiguobacterium aurantiacum genome, one window contains:
- a CDS encoding FAD-dependent oxidoreductase encodes MLQDFPKSYWRDVEVKTLKPLNEDVKTEVVVVGAGIVGVLAALQLVEQGKQVVLVEAARFATGTTGYTTAKVSAQHGVVYTELVKSLGEDKARLYYEANMEALRFLEEQVDTLEIDCDLERQHAYMYSLSSSGSAKLLEKEEEAYQKLGIDGGDATDEVNGLLPYEVKKATVMRDQLQFHPVKYLQGLMDRFLELGGTLYEMTRVTGIEYGTPHRLDTITGHTIEARDVVVATHFPFNDFKGLYFAKMEVERSYVVSAEVDTFPEGMFISVDKPSRSLRHVKLDNGKKMAMFGGENHLAGHKEETQVCYEKLGEFGTRHFGAETFTHHWSAQDLITLDKVPYIGRMTNDTPHVFVATGFSKWGMSQGIVAARLIADLILNRPNRYEDLYDPTRSKWKFADAARFIKTNADVAKELVKGKLKPTDKQVDELGLDEGAIVKHNGEHVAAYRDPDGHVSMVGSACTHMGCTVNWNQAERSWDCPCHGSRFKPNGEVIEGPAVKSLPPKS; translated from the coding sequence ATGTTACAAGATTTTCCGAAATCGTATTGGCGTGACGTCGAAGTAAAGACGTTGAAACCGCTCAACGAAGACGTCAAAACAGAGGTTGTCGTGGTCGGGGCCGGCATCGTCGGTGTACTCGCCGCACTGCAGTTGGTCGAACAAGGCAAGCAGGTCGTCTTGGTCGAAGCGGCCCGTTTCGCGACAGGAACGACCGGTTACACGACGGCCAAAGTCTCGGCCCAGCACGGCGTCGTCTACACCGAACTCGTCAAATCGCTCGGTGAAGACAAGGCGCGACTATATTACGAGGCGAACATGGAGGCGCTCCGTTTCCTCGAGGAACAAGTCGACACGTTGGAGATCGACTGTGACCTCGAACGTCAGCACGCCTACATGTATTCACTCTCGTCCTCAGGTTCGGCGAAACTGCTCGAGAAAGAAGAAGAGGCGTACCAAAAGCTCGGGATTGACGGCGGTGACGCCACGGACGAAGTGAACGGTCTGTTGCCGTACGAGGTCAAGAAGGCGACCGTCATGCGTGATCAGCTCCAGTTTCATCCGGTCAAATACTTACAAGGGCTGATGGACCGATTCCTCGAGCTCGGCGGGACGCTCTATGAGATGACCCGGGTGACCGGCATCGAATATGGGACGCCGCACCGGCTCGACACGATCACCGGCCACACGATCGAGGCGCGCGACGTCGTCGTCGCGACCCATTTCCCGTTCAACGACTTCAAGGGCCTCTATTTCGCGAAGATGGAAGTCGAGCGCTCGTACGTCGTCTCGGCCGAGGTCGACACGTTCCCGGAAGGCATGTTCATCAGCGTCGACAAGCCGAGCCGTTCGCTCCGGCACGTCAAACTCGACAACGGCAAGAAGATGGCCATGTTCGGGGGCGAGAACCATTTGGCGGGCCATAAGGAAGAGACGCAAGTCTGCTACGAGAAGCTTGGCGAGTTCGGGACGCGGCATTTCGGGGCCGAGACGTTCACCCACCATTGGTCGGCCCAAGACTTGATCACGCTCGACAAAGTACCGTACATCGGCCGGATGACGAACGACACGCCTCACGTCTTCGTCGCGACCGGCTTCTCGAAATGGGGGATGAGCCAAGGCATCGTCGCGGCCCGTCTCATCGCCGACTTGATCTTGAACCGACCGAACCGCTACGAGGACCTGTATGACCCGACGCGGTCGAAATGGAAATTTGCCGACGCGGCCCGGTTCATCAAGACGAATGCCGACGTGGCCAAAGAGCTCGTCAAAGGCAAACTGAAGCCGACGGACAAACAAGTGGACGAGCTCGGGCTCGATGAAGGCGCCATCGTCAAACATAACGGTGAACATGTCGCCGCCTACCGCGATCCCGACGGCCACGTCTCGATGGTCGGGTCGGCCTGTACGCATATGGGCTGTACCGTCAACTGGAACCAGGCCGAGCGGTCGTGGGACTGTCCATGCCACGGCTCGCGCTTCAAACCGAACGGAGAAGTCATCGAAGGGCCGGCCGTGAAATCACTTCCGCCCAAATCATGA
- a CDS encoding DUF2512 family protein: protein MQVNHGKALSLKLGALLVVFIAILTLGFDVPWYHAAWISIAVGLIAYGVGDMFVLRKFGNLIATAADFGLVFFLTWFFLWILDFDIGTETSFVLLALYTALATAVVEFLFHGWLLKHKREEAHIHSTR from the coding sequence ATGCAAGTGAATCATGGAAAGGCACTCAGTCTAAAACTAGGGGCGTTGCTCGTCGTCTTCATCGCGATTTTGACGCTCGGGTTTGATGTCCCATGGTACCACGCCGCCTGGATCTCGATTGCGGTCGGACTGATCGCCTATGGGGTGGGCGACATGTTCGTCTTACGCAAGTTCGGCAATCTGATCGCGACAGCGGCCGATTTCGGCCTCGTCTTCTTCTTGACGTGGTTCTTCCTGTGGATCTTGGACTTCGATATCGGGACCGAGACGAGCTTTGTGTTGCTCGCGCTGTACACGGCCCTGGCGACCGCGGTCGTCGAGTTCTTGTTCCACGGTTGGCTGCTCAAACATAAACGAGAAGAGGCGCACATTCATTCGACACGATAA
- a CDS encoding spore coat protein — protein MGIQENLKRASKQRDELIATDLLVTAKSAVRAYAVAVTETASPEVRKVLIKQLNQAIEDHAEIADYMIKNDMYMAYDIEKQLKHDKEKVDKANELIKK, from the coding sequence ATGGGAATCCAAGAGAACTTGAAACGAGCCAGTAAACAACGCGACGAGTTGATCGCGACCGATTTGCTCGTCACGGCGAAGTCGGCCGTCCGCGCCTATGCGGTGGCAGTGACCGAGACGGCGTCGCCCGAGGTCCGGAAAGTGCTCATCAAGCAATTGAACCAAGCGATCGAGGATCACGCCGAAATCGCCGACTATATGATTAAGAACGACATGTACATGGCGTACGATATCGAGAAGCAGTTGAAGCACGACAAAGAGAAAGTCGACAAAGCGAACGAACTGATCAAGAAGTAA
- a CDS encoding FMN-binding glutamate synthase family protein, translated as MSVNTTMLAIVLVLMVSTIAAPFLFILYLWRKDRHQREHSVLRNFPILGKVRYILEKVGPEMRQYLFLNDNESKPFSRNDYEAAVISGKYKSRIIGFGSERDFEGGGFYLQNVLYPTNRDELRIDNRDIVSTRLYQVEEDNLFTRKERIIERDVGPYLLTEEDSIVIGRQTCREPFRVRGLVGQSAMSFGSLGENAITALSIGLGRAKGTWMNTGEGGLSDHHLKGGVDLICQVGPALFGVRTEDGAFSEAAFKAKSDIPQVRAFELKLAQGAKTRGGHIDGAKVTEEIARIRNVKVGVTIDSPNRFSEFKTDRELLDIIERLRDIGGKPVGIKLVVGRLSDVEALVLEMASSGKHPDFITVDGGEGGTGATYQELADTVGLPLKAALPYVHRLLLEHGLRDRITLFASGKLVTADKIAVALALGADCVNIARGLMFNVGCIQAQVCHTNRCPVGVATTDPKLQHALVVDEKSFRVTNYIISLREGLYNMTAAAGLDTPTKLSLEHVAYKYPDGRVKRGEELFDGQAKDG; from the coding sequence ATGTCCGTGAATACGACGATGCTCGCCATCGTGCTCGTCCTGATGGTATCGACGATTGCTGCCCCGTTCTTGTTCATCTTGTACCTCTGGCGGAAGGACCGCCATCAGCGCGAGCACTCCGTCCTCCGTAACTTTCCGATTCTCGGCAAGGTGCGCTACATCTTGGAGAAGGTCGGGCCCGAGATGCGTCAATATTTGTTCTTGAACGACAACGAGTCAAAACCGTTCTCGCGGAACGACTATGAGGCGGCCGTTATTTCCGGGAAATATAAGTCACGCATCATCGGATTCGGCTCGGAGCGGGACTTCGAAGGGGGCGGCTTTTATCTCCAGAACGTGCTCTATCCGACGAACCGGGACGAGCTCCGCATCGACAACCGGGACATTGTGTCGACGCGACTGTACCAAGTCGAGGAGGACAACCTGTTCACACGGAAAGAGCGGATCATCGAACGCGACGTCGGTCCGTATTTGTTGACGGAAGAGGACAGCATCGTCATCGGGAGACAGACGTGCCGGGAGCCGTTCCGTGTCCGCGGTCTCGTCGGACAGTCGGCGATGAGTTTCGGTTCGCTCGGAGAGAACGCCATCACGGCGCTGTCGATCGGGCTTGGTCGCGCGAAGGGGACGTGGATGAACACCGGTGAAGGCGGCCTGTCGGACCATCACTTGAAGGGCGGTGTCGACCTCATCTGTCAAGTCGGACCGGCGCTGTTCGGCGTCCGGACCGAGGACGGGGCATTCTCCGAAGCAGCGTTTAAAGCGAAGAGCGACATCCCCCAAGTGCGGGCGTTCGAGTTAAAGCTCGCCCAAGGCGCGAAGACGAGGGGCGGCCATATCGACGGCGCGAAAGTGACCGAAGAGATCGCCCGCATCCGGAACGTCAAAGTCGGCGTGACGATCGACAGCCCGAACCGCTTCTCCGAGTTCAAGACGGACCGGGAACTGCTCGACATCATTGAGCGGCTGCGCGATATCGGTGGCAAGCCCGTCGGTATCAAACTTGTCGTCGGCCGGCTCTCAGACGTCGAGGCGCTCGTTTTGGAGATGGCGTCATCAGGGAAACATCCTGACTTCATCACGGTCGACGGCGGGGAAGGCGGGACCGGGGCGACGTATCAAGAGCTCGCCGATACGGTCGGATTGCCGTTGAAGGCCGCGCTCCCGTACGTGCATCGCTTGCTTCTCGAACACGGACTCCGTGACCGCATCACTTTGTTCGCTTCCGGTAAGCTCGTCACGGCAGACAAGATCGCCGTCGCGCTCGCGCTCGGTGCCGACTGCGTCAACATCGCCCGCGGTCTCATGTTCAACGTCGGTTGCATCCAGGCGCAAGTGTGCCACACGAACCGATGTCCGGTCGGTGTCGCGACGACCGACCCGAAACTGCAGCACGCCCTCGTCGTCGATGAGAAGAGTTTCCGCGTGACGAACTATATCATCTCGCTCCGGGAAGGGCTCTACAACATGACGGCCGCGGCCGGTCTCGACACGCCGACGAAACTATCGCTCGAACATGTCGCCTATAAGTACCCGGACGGCCGAGTGAAGCGGGGCGAGGAGCTGTTCGACGGACAAGCGAAAGACGGGTGA
- a CDS encoding lysozyme inhibitor LprI family protein, whose translation MKKMTVNRTTLKFLLSMMMLALLLGACGKSNEDKIIGSWSAVVGDRTVSYIEINETRYTIRSKNSDPTTIEYILTETQDGNIIMEGVNPENNNSTEFLFEGYFEDNDTIVFIGDEEENRKLIRIDSITEQMAVDRKKDEAQQKKDQAAEQKRVEAEREQALKDEEERIHEENEAAVAREEEERRQQEQDEAKAKEASSQQNNGDGSIYLQRADRLEADIIVEAKKVAQHDMPPGFYGQYYTDWDNLLNEVWGVLGDTLTKAEFEALKQNQKEWIQQKEQHFADIPTEPASERARGMDYLTFETKDRTYYLINEYL comes from the coding sequence ATGAAGAAAATGACTGTGAACCGAACAACATTGAAGTTTTTGCTATCGATGATGATGTTAGCTCTTTTACTAGGGGCTTGCGGAAAGTCTAACGAAGACAAAATTATTGGAAGTTGGAGTGCTGTTGTAGGTGATCGAACGGTGTCCTACATCGAGATCAATGAAACGCGTTATACCATTCGATCGAAAAATAGTGATCCAACGACAATCGAATATATATTAACCGAAACGCAGGACGGAAATATCATCATGGAAGGAGTCAATCCAGAAAATAATAATTCGACTGAATTTTTATTTGAAGGGTATTTTGAAGATAATGACACGATTGTCTTTATAGGTGATGAAGAAGAGAACAGGAAATTAATCAGAATCGATAGTATCACCGAACAAATGGCGGTTGATCGAAAAAAAGACGAAGCACAACAAAAGAAAGATCAAGCGGCAGAACAAAAGCGGGTAGAGGCGGAACGTGAGCAAGCCTTAAAGGACGAAGAAGAGAGAATTCATGAAGAAAATGAAGCGGCCGTCGCTCGAGAAGAAGAGGAACGTCGACAACAAGAACAAGACGAGGCGAAAGCGAAAGAGGCGAGTTCACAGCAAAACAATGGCGATGGTAGCATCTATTTACAAAGAGCTGATCGGTTAGAAGCAGATATTATAGTTGAAGCGAAAAAAGTAGCTCAGCACGATATGCCCCCAGGTTTTTACGGCCAATACTATACGGACTGGGACAATTTGTTGAATGAAGTGTGGGGAGTTCTTGGAGATACGTTAACAAAAGCCGAATTTGAAGCGTTGAAACAAAATCAAAAAGAATGGATTCAACAGAAAGAACAACATTTTGCAGATATTCCAACTGAACCAGCTTCTGAACGAGCGAGAGGGATGGACTATCTCACGTTTGAGACGAAAGATCGCACGTATTATTTGATTAATGAGTACTTATGA
- a CDS encoding flavodoxin family protein: MKALFLNCSLKGGDTTSHTEGLMKDIIPHFDKLGVDSEIVRVVDYNVAFGVTEDEGDGDAWPQIFEKVKAADILIIGTPLWLGEKSSVATQVIERLYGGSALTNDKGQAIYYNKVGGVVVTGNEDGAKHACASILYGLSHIGFTVPPNVDAYWVGEAGPGDSYLDAGRDNAFTKKNGRVMAYNLYHFANMLKQTPIPAEGNVME, translated from the coding sequence ATGAAAGCCTTATTCTTGAACTGTTCGTTGAAGGGCGGGGATACGACCTCGCACACGGAAGGATTGATGAAGGATATCATCCCGCACTTCGACAAGCTCGGAGTCGACTCGGAGATCGTCCGTGTCGTCGACTACAACGTCGCGTTCGGGGTGACCGAGGATGAAGGGGACGGTGATGCGTGGCCACAGATCTTCGAGAAAGTGAAGGCCGCCGACATCCTCATCATCGGGACGCCGCTTTGGCTCGGCGAGAAGAGCAGCGTCGCCACGCAAGTCATCGAGCGGCTGTACGGGGGCAGCGCCTTGACGAACGATAAAGGTCAGGCCATCTACTACAACAAGGTCGGCGGTGTCGTCGTGACGGGAAATGAGGACGGGGCGAAGCACGCCTGTGCGTCAATCTTGTATGGTCTGTCGCATATCGGTTTCACCGTCCCGCCGAACGTCGATGCGTATTGGGTCGGCGAGGCCGGACCGGGTGACTCGTATCTCGATGCTGGGCGCGACAACGCCTTCACGAAAAAGAACGGCCGCGTCATGGCGTATAACTTATACCATTTCGCGAACATGTTGAAGCAGACCCCAATCCCGGCGGAAGGCAACGTGATGGAGTGA
- a CDS encoding Ig-like domain-containing protein, which translates to MKLIRLLLLTVIFLVGNSFIGEPVKGATSDKVALVSMKALGQTYSSSHVNTDMTLVLQKPSSLRIQEVKVDLQSVQSPKNVETITTYVYTNEPEFTVNLESWNFQIEGEWVLSRLSVRDQTGVDHELELTHIPDKKVFTLAFPKPKLTKVDGISKTLDVTQLNRVKSFFMTIDLDGLKVPTDPMSLILENKQAKEEFYLTPVYHAEKKQFEVDLSDQDLNEWNAIGTWSLKRVSFYDDETNHRYEVQLPVNLKPVFQVTPDTTLPVFKSVKMVHSKTKDSQLVVQADDNSGFFKVKATFKHLPSGITKTLEPWEGRSKVAKVDLNRRDFGMAGKWELIGLDVIDMYDNVLTVKSIPKGLAMAFEEYDVDSRNWVVTSGTVNLTKLFEENRYIERIIVLEGATLIVNADVTLPIHAYGTVIVEKGKRVKETVYAKQFKSGTGKLAGTVYLKGNNTIKKRVVTKTPYNLGLVELSKGISLNEDKKTFNLKGLALPGTKAIKIDGKTVAVQKNGTFAMKGLIAKGRVVTIEVTDRYGKKHISKHKVYDYKQATAKFDLKPGIYKKGTVLKVTATKDAEIIYNGFKPGDMYAYVGGFYQGGIPLLTSLMYEIQLFDPVLGGVQGPKGEFAVLDVKPVSNLDRAITGVTKPKTVITVRVNGKTYTATADSKGKFAVNVSLKQAKTYTIQAVNGKLKSPLYTTAIVDKIAPAKATVNAVTAKSGVVQGKAEPKATVVVTYGKKTMQTKVTDKGTYKLIFKGLKKGTTLSVRVKDAAGNLSPSVKQLIK; encoded by the coding sequence ATGAAATTAATTCGCTTATTGTTGCTCACGGTTATTTTTTTGGTGGGAAATTCTTTTATTGGTGAGCCTGTCAAAGGAGCGACTAGTGATAAGGTGGCTCTCGTATCAATGAAAGCATTGGGTCAAACATATTCATCCAGTCATGTTAATACTGACATGACCCTCGTGTTACAAAAGCCATCCTCACTTCGAATTCAAGAAGTAAAGGTGGATTTACAGAGTGTGCAGTCCCCGAAAAATGTGGAGACAATCACTACGTATGTTTATACGAATGAACCTGAATTCACGGTTAACTTGGAGAGTTGGAATTTTCAGATTGAAGGAGAGTGGGTTTTAAGCCGTTTGAGTGTAAGAGATCAAACCGGCGTCGATCATGAGCTTGAATTAACACACATCCCTGACAAAAAAGTGTTCACACTCGCTTTTCCAAAACCAAAATTAACAAAAGTGGACGGAATCTCAAAAACGTTGGACGTCACTCAGTTGAACAGAGTGAAATCTTTCTTCATGACCATTGACTTGGACGGATTGAAGGTGCCGACGGATCCGATGAGCCTTATTTTGGAGAACAAACAAGCCAAAGAAGAGTTCTATCTGACGCCTGTCTATCATGCGGAGAAAAAACAGTTTGAAGTGGATTTGAGTGACCAAGATTTAAACGAATGGAATGCAATCGGGACGTGGAGTCTAAAAAGAGTCTCGTTCTATGATGACGAGACGAATCATCGCTATGAGGTTCAACTACCCGTCAACTTGAAACCTGTGTTTCAAGTCACTCCAGATACCACGTTGCCTGTCTTTAAGAGTGTGAAGATGGTACATTCCAAGACAAAAGACTCGCAATTGGTCGTTCAAGCAGACGACAACAGCGGCTTTTTCAAGGTGAAAGCAACATTCAAACACTTGCCGAGCGGGATTACAAAAACGCTGGAGCCTTGGGAAGGACGTTCGAAAGTAGCAAAGGTGGATTTGAATCGTCGAGACTTCGGGATGGCTGGTAAATGGGAATTGATTGGTCTTGATGTCATCGATATGTATGACAATGTGCTTACAGTGAAATCGATTCCGAAAGGGTTGGCGATGGCGTTTGAAGAGTACGACGTCGACTCCAGGAATTGGGTCGTGACGAGCGGGACGGTCAACTTGACGAAACTGTTTGAAGAAAACCGGTATATCGAACGGATCATCGTGCTTGAAGGAGCCACATTGATTGTGAATGCAGACGTAACCTTACCGATTCATGCCTATGGGACGGTCATCGTGGAGAAAGGGAAGCGCGTAAAAGAGACGGTATATGCCAAACAATTCAAATCAGGAACCGGTAAACTAGCCGGCACGGTGTATTTAAAAGGGAACAATACGATTAAAAAGCGTGTCGTGACAAAAACACCATATAACCTGGGGCTTGTCGAACTGAGTAAAGGGATTTCATTAAATGAGGACAAGAAGACGTTCAATCTAAAAGGATTAGCCTTACCGGGCACTAAAGCAATCAAGATTGATGGTAAGACCGTCGCAGTTCAGAAAAATGGAACGTTTGCGATGAAGGGACTAATCGCCAAAGGGAGAGTTGTCACCATTGAAGTGACTGATCGCTATGGAAAGAAGCATATATCGAAACATAAAGTATATGATTATAAGCAGGCGACAGCGAAGTTTGATTTAAAACCCGGAATCTATAAAAAAGGGACCGTCTTGAAAGTCACCGCGACAAAGGATGCGGAAATCATTTATAACGGATTCAAGCCAGGCGATATGTATGCGTACGTCGGAGGCTTCTACCAGGGTGGGATTCCGCTTCTTACGTCTTTGATGTACGAAATACAATTGTTTGACCCGGTTCTTGGTGGTGTCCAAGGACCAAAAGGTGAATTTGCCGTTCTTGATGTGAAGCCGGTCTCGAATCTAGATCGCGCCATCACTGGAGTGACGAAACCTAAAACAGTCATCACCGTCCGGGTAAACGGTAAAACGTATACCGCCACTGCGGATTCGAAAGGAAAGTTCGCGGTCAATGTTTCCCTAAAGCAGGCGAAAACTTACACCATTCAAGCTGTAAATGGCAAATTGAAGAGCCCTCTTTATACGACGGCCATCGTCGATAAAATTGCTCCGGCAAAAGCGACAGTGAACGCCGTCACAGCCAAGTCTGGCGTTGTTCAAGGGAAAGCGGAACCGAAAGCGACGGTCGTTGTCACCTATGGCAAAAAAACGATGCAAACGAAGGTGACGGACAAAGGGACTTATAAGCTCATCTTTAAAGGCTTGAAAAAGGGAACAACTCTATCCGTTCGGGTAAAGGATGCGGCGGGTAACCTGTCACCGTCTGTGAAACAGTTGATTAAATAA
- a CDS encoding SH3 domain-containing protein, with product MNKIMTYVIALMIVLATLTPITSTVEAATTTLTSYQTKTAVYLRSTASYKGKQLILIPKQKGVTYVAKKGSWVQVRYANRTGYVNEQSLTRKVQKGVALKPTPYVTQRQVIVYSRVDAHKKQVFTLKKGTTVTVNEQLAGYYKIRYGNKTGWVALKDMKKSTMAAPKPIKKTPFLPKQQSIAYLKNYKSNTENRFLFTIKSEHGHQFVNSHLFQTTVPMDEYLFVIGGYDKSKLSSLMFVRSRYDKYPTGQAAGDEAVHAGLAGFFGEGTKETEALRKLYAQHKNFTKNEVIPITIGGQKGILLLWEKRIEFIFDYDGDLPIIRI from the coding sequence GTGAATAAAATCATGACTTATGTCATTGCATTGATGATCGTGCTCGCCACATTAACCCCGATTACTTCGACCGTGGAAGCTGCAACGACGACGTTAACGTCCTATCAAACGAAGACTGCCGTGTATTTACGGTCGACCGCCTCCTATAAAGGGAAGCAACTCATTCTCATACCCAAGCAAAAGGGGGTCACGTATGTCGCCAAGAAAGGAAGTTGGGTACAGGTCCGTTATGCAAATCGGACGGGCTATGTGAACGAGCAGTCGCTCACGCGTAAAGTTCAAAAAGGTGTGGCATTGAAGCCAACTCCTTATGTGACTCAACGCCAAGTCATTGTTTATTCGCGGGTCGACGCACATAAAAAACAAGTCTTCACGTTGAAGAAAGGGACGACCGTCACCGTGAATGAACAGTTGGCAGGTTACTACAAAATTCGCTACGGCAACAAAACCGGATGGGTCGCTTTAAAAGACATGAAGAAATCAACGATGGCAGCACCAAAACCCATCAAGAAAACACCGTTTTTACCGAAACAACAATCAATAGCTTATTTAAAGAACTATAAGAGCAATACCGAGAATCGTTTCTTGTTCACAATCAAATCTGAACATGGGCACCAGTTTGTAAACTCGCATCTATTTCAAACGACTGTTCCTATGGATGAATACTTATTTGTCATCGGGGGATATGACAAATCGAAATTGAGTTCGCTCATGTTTGTGCGTTCACGCTATGATAAATATCCTACCGGACAAGCCGCGGGGGACGAAGCGGTGCATGCTGGATTGGCAGGTTTCTTCGGTGAAGGGACGAAAGAGACAGAAGCGTTGCGAAAACTGTACGCCCAGCACAAGAACTTCACAAAGAATGAAGTTATTCCGATTACAATCGGGGGTCAGAAAGGAATCTTGTTGTTATGGGAGAAGCGAATCGAGTTTATCTTTGACTACGATGGGGACTTGCCAATCATCCGAATCTAA
- the gnd gene encoding phosphogluconate dehydrogenase (NAD(+)-dependent, decarboxylating) — MELGMIGLGKMGLNLALNLTDGGHHVLGYDPGNVSTSQFETKQSLEEVVEGLKAPRVIWVMVPAGEVTEHVLNDLHALLSPGDIVIDGGNSNYKESMRRAEHFKDKLIYFFDVGTSGGMEGARHGACTMIGGDLEAFGKIEELFRDVSTDNGYLYAGPSGSGHFLKMIHNGIEYGMMQAIAEGFEILEKSPFEYDHEQVARVWNHGSVVRSWLMELTESAFHKDAKLDDIKGIMHASGEGKWTVETALEYGVPAPVIAMSLMMRQRSLEEDTFSGKVVAALRNEFGGHAVEKK; from the coding sequence ATGGAATTAGGGATGATCGGACTTGGGAAGATGGGGTTGAACTTGGCGCTCAATTTGACGGACGGTGGGCACCATGTGCTCGGCTACGACCCGGGCAACGTGTCGACGAGCCAGTTCGAGACGAAACAGTCGCTTGAAGAAGTCGTCGAGGGGCTGAAGGCACCACGCGTCATCTGGGTGATGGTGCCGGCGGGCGAAGTGACCGAGCACGTCCTGAACGACTTGCACGCATTGTTGTCACCAGGGGATATCGTCATCGACGGCGGCAACTCGAACTATAAAGAATCGATGCGGCGGGCCGAGCACTTCAAAGACAAGCTCATCTACTTCTTTGATGTCGGGACGAGTGGCGGTATGGAAGGGGCGCGGCATGGCGCCTGTACGATGATCGGCGGGGATTTGGAGGCGTTCGGTAAAATCGAGGAGTTGTTCCGCGACGTGTCGACGGACAACGGCTATTTGTATGCCGGGCCGAGTGGCAGTGGCCACTTCTTGAAGATGATTCATAACGGCATCGAATACGGCATGATGCAGGCGATCGCCGAAGGGTTCGAGATTCTCGAGAAGAGTCCGTTCGAGTACGACCACGAGCAAGTCGCCCGCGTCTGGAACCACGGCTCGGTCGTCCGCTCGTGGCTGATGGAGCTAACCGAGAGCGCGTTCCATAAGGATGCAAAGCTCGATGATATTAAAGGGATTATGCATGCCTCGGGCGAAGGCAAATGGACGGTCGAGACGGCGCTCGAGTACGGCGTGCCGGCACCCGTCATCGCCATGTCGCTCATGATGCGGCAACGTTCGCTCGAAGAGGACACGTTCTCCGGAAAAGTTGTCGCCGCCCTGCGGAACGAGTTCGGCGGCCATGCGGTGGAGAAGAAATGA